In Ferviditalea candida, the genomic window AACGACGCCGTCCGGCAAGCACTCCTTGATCGGAATTCCCACTTTAAAGGTGACTCCCTTTTCCTTCAGCACATTCATCCCATATTCGACCAGCTCCGGATCGAATCCGGGAAGCACAGTCGGTGCGGCTTCCACATTATAAATTTTGACGAGCGACGGATCGACGTTGAACGTCTTGCACAATTCGGGAATTCGGTCGGCCAATTCTCCGACAAACTCGATTCCCGTAAAGCCCGCGCCGCCGACGACGAAGGTTAAATAATCAGTGCGGCTGGAGTCCCGTTTGTATTTCGCGAATTGATATTCGATATGCTCACGGATCAGGTTGACCGTATTGAGGCTGCGGATGTTCATGGCGTTCTCCGCTAACCCGGGAATGCCAAACGTTTCCGGTTCTCCGCCGAGGCCGATAACCAGATAATCATAATTCAGGTTGCCGTCCTCCAAAATGACTTTTTGTTCATGGGGGCGGATTTCCAATACAGTCGACTTCACGAAATCGATTTTAAATTCATCGATCAAGTTAGGAATATTGACGCTTGCATGCTTCGGATTGTCCGTTCCGGCTGCAGGCATGTGCAGGTGGGTAGTGAAATAATGATAATTGTGCTTGTTGACCAGAGTAACGTCGGCTTCGTTGTAGTTGAGTTCCTTCTGAAGACGAATGGCGGTTACGATCCCCGCATAGCCTGCCCCGAGTATGACGATTCTGGGAATTTTGCTCATGACCTGAATTCCTTTCATAAAAATGATATGAATAGCTGCTTGTGAAAAATGACACAACCTCCTCCAAAAAAAGCAAATGCGCAAGAGGAATGCCGAAAAGCCGACACCGCTATTGTCTGCATAAGGACCGTTATTTATGAACTGGAGATTGTATTCAAATTCGTATTCAAAAATATAACACAATTGAAATCATATAATTTTCCAAGCAAAATATCAAGCAAATTATCGCTAAAAATATGATTTTTATCACATAATATGTCCGAATACCAATAACGCCATATATTTGCTCGGTCATTCAAAATCTTTATCAACCTTAAAACTTTTTTGTTCATGCATCGAACCGATGAGGGGTTTATTAAAGTTTACCATAAGATTATAATGGTAACGGAGTTGCTTAAAATATTACGGAGGTGCCTTTTAGTGGCTGAGTTGGAACGCAATCATGAACCTGTCGATATATTGATTATCGGTAGCGGACCCGCCGGTATGTTCGCCGCTTTTTACGGCGGAATGCGACATGCGTCGGTCAGACTGATCGAGAGCATGCCGCAGCTGGGCGGTCAATTATCCGCTTTGTACCCGGAGAAATACATATACGACGTCGCAGGATTTCCCAAAATTAAAGCGCAGGAACTGATCGACAATTTAAACCAGCAAATGAAGCATTTCCCCGTCGACATCCGTTTGGAGGAAAAAGTGCTTCAGGTCATCAAGCGTGAGGAAAGATTATTCGATGTCATTACGGATAAAACTGTCCATCAGGCCAAAGCGGTGGTCATTACAGCGGGCATCGGCGCTTTCGAACCGCGCAAGCTGGAACTGCCGGAAGCCGAGAAATTCGACAAGAAAAATCTTCATTATTTCGTCAGCGATTTGAACGCCTTCAAGGATCAGAAAGTGATGATCAGCGGCGGAGGGGATTCGGCAGTCGATTGGGCGCTGATGCTCGAGCCCATTGCCAAGGAAGTGACGCTGATTCATCGGCGCGATAAGTTCCGCGCGCATGAACACAGCGTGGAACTTCTGATGAAATCGAAGGTGAACGTGCTGACATCGCGAGAAATCGTCAGTCTGCATGGAGAAGACAGAATCGAGAAAGTCACGATTGAAGACGCCAAAACCAAAGAGCAGACGGAAATCGAGCTGGATGCATTGATCGTGAACTTTGGATTCGTATCCTCTCTCGGACCGATCGCGGAGTGGGGATTTGAAATCGAGAACGGCTCGATTATTGTGGATTCCCGTATGGAAACGACGATCCCCGGTATTTTTGCCGCAGGAGATATCGCCACCTACCCGGGAAAATTGAAACTGATTGCCGTCGGCTTTGGTGAAGCGCCTACGGCCATCAACAATGCAAAGGTCTATATCGATCCCGATGCAAAGCTGTCTCCGGGCCACAGCAGTAATATGAAATTTTAACAAGGGGCATTCTAAGGGAACAACCAATCCGATCCGTTGAATGGATAATGGAGGAGTTCCCCTTGAACACGTACTGTCCCGTTTGCAACGGTCTCCGGGATTTTCAAGCGAAATGCGGCAGATGCGGAACCCGGCTGATTGACTTTGGACGGTCCTACGATTACTTCGGACCTTATTCCCCCTATCGTCCGATTGATGATATGAAATGGACGAACGGCCTGCCGGATCTTCTAAATCACCAGTGCATCCACGCCGCCTTCTGCGAAAAGTGCGGGCAAACCTTTAACCTTGCGGTGGACGAGCAGGCGTAATACAAGCACCGCTGCTGACACCCCGAAAATCAACTAAAGATATGGAAATAAAGACTGGAACACTCGTCTTTATTCCGCAAAAAAGATGTGAAGAATCCAGCTGCACATCTTTTTTAATGGCGTCCCTTGCTCGTCCAGCTCGGACCGCCTTCGATGAATTGTCCGCCGTCGACTTTGAGCACGGTGCCCACCACGTATTCCGCCGCATCTGAAGCGAGAAATACTGCCGCTTTACCGAGATCCTCGGGACGCCCCAGCCGTCCCAAAGGCATAAGGCTCCCCATTTCGGCCATGTGCTCATCGCTGTACCACGTTCTTTCCCCGGGTGTATCGGTCCAGCCCGGTTCAATAATATTCACCCTGATATTTTTCCACATCAGCTCATTGGCCGCCGAAAGTACAAGCTGGTGGGAGCCGGCCTTGGCGACATTATAATCAATCGCATCTTTAAACGGCGTTCTGGCATGCGGCGAGGAAATATGAATGATGGCTCCTCCGCGTTCCCGATTGACCCAACGCTGGGATACCAGTTGAATGGAATGGAAAACGCCAAAAATACCGATGTCCAGCGTATGCTTAAAATCCTCAAACTTAGTGTTCAAGATAGACTCTCTGACGCTTGTTACGGCATTGGTCACCAAAATGTCGATCGGGCCAAGTTCCGATTCGCAAATTTCCACCATTCGGGCAATTTGATCCCGAGCCCCCATATTGGCTTGAACCGCCACAGCCCTTCGTCCATAGGATTCAATTTGCGCCTTCAATTTCTCGGCATCCGACTTCGAACTCATATAATTAATGCAGACGTCTGCCCCCGAACGGGCGAATTCCAAAGCAATCCCGGCACCGATGCCTTTGGAGCTTCCGGTTACAAGAGCGACTTTGTTTAACAGCGGTGTTCCGTTTATCATTCCCGATCTCTCCCATATAAAAATGTTCAACGCCAACATCAAAACATCTCAAAACAAAAGCCGACAATTGTCAAATTCATTGTTTGTCGGCAACAGCATATTTACAGTTATAAATGAATAACGTCAGCACTCCTCCGGAACGCCCTCTTCGTCTTTCGTCCTAAAGCTCGATCCGCAGCCGCAGGTGGCAACCGCATTCGGGTTGTGGATGGTGAAGCCGCCGCCCATTGCGGATTCCTGGAAGTCGATTTCGACGCCTTTGAGGAAACGAAGGCTTTCCTCCTCAATCACGACCTTCAGCCCGTTGATTTCCATTTCCCGATCGGATTCCTTCCGTTCATCATCAAAGCCCATGTTGTAGGAAAAGCCGCTGCAGCCGCCTGCGGCAACGCCGAGTCTCAGGAAAAGTCCGGGAATTTCCTGCTCGGCCAGCATTTCTTTTATTTTATCGCTTGCGTTCTCTGAAATCGCAATCATCATTCAACGCCTCCTTTTACTCCTAAGTATACAAATAATCACACCGCCCCTCAAGGGAGTCCCGTTGAAATTATTGCCCCTGTACAAGAGTAGGATTATAATAGGTATGATTAAGTGAACCGGGAGGATCGAAATGAACATCATTACCCAGGGGACGGCGCTGGACGACATTCGCGAGAAAGCGATCAACGGGGAGCGTTTGACCTATGCCGACGGCGTCAGGCTGCTGAAATCGAACGACCTGCTGGAAATCGGCAAAATGGCGGATCTCGTCCGCAGGCGCCGAAACGGCGATCACGTCTATTTCATTGTCAACACGCATTTGAACTATACAAACGTCTGCTATTTGGACTGCAAGCTCTGCGCCTTCGGTTTGAAGCCGGACGACCCCAAATCCTATACCCTCTCATTGGAACAAATCGAGGACAAAATGAAGGGTCTTGCCGGAAAAGGGTTCTCGGAGCTGCACATTGTCGGGGGCGTAAATGCAAAGCTTCCCTTTTCTTATTATGAGGACATGATCCGGCTGGCCAAAAAGCACATGCCCGATATTCACGTGCAGGCATTTACCGCAGTGGAAATCGACTATATCGCCCGCGTGGCAAAGCTGTCCATGGAAGAAGCGGTTCAGCGGCTGCGTGAGGCCGGGCTCGGCTCAATCCTGGGCGGAGGCGCGGAAATTTTCGATCCGGAAATCCGGAAGGTCATTTCGGGCCACAAAACCGACTCCGACCGCTGGTTCGAAATTCACCGCACGACGCATTCGCTCGGCATGAAATCGAACGCATCCATCCTGTACGGGCACATTGAGGAGCCCGGGCACGTGATCGACCATCTGATCCGGCTCCGCGAGCTGCAGGATGAAACCGAGGGCTTTCAAGCGTTCTTTCCGTTTTCCTTCCACCCTGCCAACACCAAGCTGGCTGAGGAATACAAGCTCTCCGGCGAGACCACCGGCTATTATGATCTGAAGCTGCTGGCGGTCGCCCGTTTGATGCTGGATAACTTTCCTCACATCCGCGCCTTTTGGATGATGATCGGCCTGAAAATGGCGCAGATTTCCTTGAGCTTCGGCGTCGACGACCTCGATGGCACGGTGATGGAGGAGCAGATCGTGCATGCCGCCGGGAGTACCGCTTCGCAAATGACGCCGAAGAACGCATTCATCGACATGATTCGTGAAGCCGGAAGAATTCCGACGGAAAGAGATACCTTGTACAATATTATCAAAACCTATTAAGGGACCGCGATGAAATTAGTTCCACTTTTGGCGGCAAAGTATCAATCGGTTTAATTGATCTTTGCCACCAATTTAGTGAAAGTTATTTCATCGCGATGACTAAATTGGCGTCAGGAGGAAATTTGCATGGATACGGCTGTTGCAAGCCCGGACAAACGCATGGCGGAAATCGCCGAAAAGGTTGAAAACGGCATGCGCCTGAGCAAGGAAGACGGGATTTATCTGTATGAATCGGAGGATTTGCTGACGATCGGCCAGCTGGCCAACAAGGTCAATTTGCGGAAAAACGGCAAAAAGGTTTATTTTGTGGAAAATATGAGCCTGTACTTTACCAATGTCTGCGAAGCGCACTGCGCTTTCTGCCATTTCCGCAGAGACCCCGGCGAAGAGGGCGCTTATACCTTGACCCCCGAAGAAGTGATCGAATATGTCCAGCAGCATTATCATCCCGGCATGCGGGAATTTCATATTACCGGCGGCCATAATCATACCGTTCCGTTTCAGTATTATGTCGATGCGATCCGCAACCTGAAAGAGCACTATCCCGATGTCACGATCAAAGCCTTTACGGGTGCGGAAATCGACTTTTTCTCGCGCATCAGCGGCTTGAGCTATAAGGAAGTGCTGCAGGAGCTCATGAAAGTCGGTCTGGCAACCCTGCCCGGAGGCGGAGCGGAAATTTTGTCGGAGCGCTACCGCGAAAAAATGGGCGTCGGCAAAGCAACCTCGGATCAGTGGCTGGAAGTTCACCGCATCGCTCACGGGCTGGGTATGAAAACCCATGCGACCATGCTCTACGGATCGATCGAAACGCTGGAGGAACGCATTCAGCACATGATCTATTTGCGGGAGCTGCAGGATGAGACGGGCGGATTCCTCGTGTTCATTCCGAACGCGGTTCAACCCGCCAAAAAGAGCGCCAGCATCAAGCGGCATGTTACGGCCATCGATAATTTGAAAACCATCGCCATCAGCAGGCTGATGCTCGACAACTTCCCCCACGTCAAAGCGTATTTCATCAATCTGGGGGTTCAATTAACTCAACTGGCGCTGTCCTTCGGCGCTTCCGACGTGCACGGAACAATCGTTCAGGAACGGATCAGCCATGCGGCGGCAGCCCTTTCTCCCGAAGGAATGACCAAGGACGAGCTGATTTGGCTGGTCAAGAGCGCGAACCGCACGCCGGTCGAGCGCGATACATTCTATAAAGAAATCAAGGTATACTAGAAATCAGTCCGGCGAACATGTTTGCATATGCTGCGTCATTTGCTGCTTATGCGAAGCACGGGAAGATGCCGGATAAGCGACTTTGGCTTTGAGTTTCGACCATAGATAAGCCGTTCATACAGAAACTCAAAACAACGGAGCTTGGAGGCACTTCCCATGCGCAGCTGGAGCAACAATATATGAAGATATGAATTCTTCGAACAGGACTGAAGTACGGATACGAAAGGATAGGCTTGGAATGAGGAGATTGATTATACTGGGCGGGGGATACGGAGGCATCTCCGCAGCCAAAGAATTGCTGGATAAAGATCTGCCTTCAGACGTTCAGCTCATGCTGATCGACCGCATGCCGTTTCAAGGACTCAAGACGGAATATTACGCGCTTGCTTCCGGAACGATCGCCGATGTGAACATCCGCGTCCCGTTCCCGAGCGATGAACGTCTGACGATCAAATACGGGGAAATTACGGATATCGACTTGGCGAATCAGACCGTGCAGCTGGACCATCGTGACATCATCGATTATGATACTCTGATTATCGCGCTCGGCTGCACGGACAAATACCATGGAATACCCGGCGCGCAGCTGTACACGCACAGCATTCAAACTTTGCAAGCAACACGGGAAACCTATCAACAAATCAACAATATCGTTCCGTATGGCCAGGTCACCATTGTCGGGGGCGGCCTGAGCGGTGTGGAGCTGGCGGCCGAATTGAGGGAAAGCCGCGCGGATCTCAACATCAGGATTCTTGACCGCGGCGCCAGCATACTTTCAACATTCCCCGACAAGCTTGTCAAATATGTCCGTGAATGGTTTGACGAGCATGAAGTCGAAATGGTGCCTTACTGCTCTCTTTCCCGCGTGGAACCGGGAATCCTGTATAACAAGGGCGAAGAGATCTGGACGGATGCTGCCGTCTGGACCGCCGGCATCCAGCCGGTTGAGCAGGTGCAGAAGCTCGATGTGCCGAAGGATCCGCAGGGTCGCGTGCTGCTGAACGAGCTGCACCAAATCCCGCATCATCGCAATGTGTATGTCGTCGGCGATTGCGCAAGCTCGCCGTTTTCCCCAAGCGGCCAGCTGGCCGAAGCTCAAGGCAAGCAGGTAGCCGAGGTTATCCATGCATCCTGGAAGGGGGAAACGCCCAAGCTATCAAGAATCAAGCTGAAGGGCGTGCTGGGTTCATTAGGCAAAAATGAAGGCTTCGGTGTCATGGGCAAAAGAACGGTTATGACCGGCAGAGTGCCAAGGGTGCTGAAAAGCGGTGTGCTGTGGATGTCCAAGCGTCATTTCGGTTGAACGAGCGGTAAATAGAGTCATAAGGCGTAGCGTCATTCGTCGTCTAAATCGAAATCCGCAAACGGATCCTCCATGCCCTCTACGGCGTCCGTAATTTTATTGTAAAGCTCATCCGGATCGGAAGCGGCTATGATTTCACCGTTCACCATCGCATACGGCTCAGCATAGCATTGCCCGCAGTTGCCCAAGCACCCGTATTCAATGACATCAAAGTCCGGATTTTGCTCCAGCAGTTTCATAATTGCATCCGTACCATGGTGCATATTGTTCGTGCAAAATTCGATGATCGGCCTCATCTGTGCCACCTTGTTCAATTTATGCCATCGTCATCTCAAGCAAAACCGTTGAAATTCTTTCTCAATGATATATAATAATATAAAGAAAGGAGTTGAGGCAAATGAGTGAACAACAAATGAGCGAAAAAACAACTAGCGGGATGTATGACGAGGTCCTGGAAGTATTAGATAAACTCCGTCCCTTCCTACAACGTGACGGAGGAGATGTAGAGCTGGTGGACGTTGAGGATGGAATCGTCAAGTTGAGATTGATGGGTGCCTGCGGAAGCTGCCCAAGCTCCACGATCACTTTAAAAGCGGGAATCGAAAGAGCGCTGATGGAAGAAGTGGAAGGAATCGAGGATGTCATCCAGGTATTCTGATTGAAAACGCACGAGGGGCTTGTCCCGTTAGAAGGGGCACCCCTTTTTTCTTTTTCCCCGGGGATCTGCAATATTAACGATTCCGATCCGTCCCGATCAAATCCGCACAGTAGTCAAAAACCGTCTTCAACGAAAGCTGAACCATCTCGTATCCTTCCCGCAGGTCATGCAGATTCTCGTCCAGCGGTTCGATCAGATTGCGCTCGGCGAAGCTCCGCAAATCGCGGTGCAGATCATCCAGCATTTCCACATTGATCGAATGAATTTCCAAATTCCGCATTTTGTGCAAACGATCCAACGGCTTCCGGTATTTTACTTTTAGATCAAACAGCTCCTGCTCCAAAGCAGGATGCGTGCTGCTGGAGTGCATCCAGCTCAAAACGGTGAAGTAGGAATAGTGGGCTCTGGTGCGGTACTTCTCAAGATCAAACAATTGGGTCAGAAAATAACCCAGCTTGTCAAGGATGGAAAAAATCCGGATGAACGCATTCTTGTAATAGTATGCATGCAAATGGTAGCGGTTCTGCTGTTCGGGGGTCAATGCTTCTTGATAGTCTTGATCGATTCCCTCCCGAAAGCGTGCGCTGTTGCGAAGGCTGTAATCCAGTTCAAGGAGAGCGTCGACAAAGCCGCGGGCCCACATTTCCAAATGGATCATTTTGCGGGGAATCTCCGTATCCCGTTGATGGCGCTTGCGCAAACGCGAGCAGTACTCTTTCACGGAATCAATCGTTTCTTCCAACCGCTTGTCCGCAAGCCCTCCAAAATCCTCGATTGATTGATTATGCAAATTAACCTTCATCCCCTCAGCCGCTATTTTCGATTGGGAAAGTACGGAAAATACTCCTTCCAACGTTGGGATACTTGACGTACGATATCTTCACGAGGCACCAGCTCATCCGGATAACCCGGCTTCATTCTCGCATCGATCACGATGGGAAGCTCATATTGAAGATGGTGTTTGCTGACGGCGCTTTTTGCGAACATATCGGCAGCCGGATTAAACCGCGTAAATACAGTCCATAAAAAGGAAGTCTGGTTGGAAACGATCGACGTATCGTCCGCCAGAATGACCAGAGGCCAATCCTTCAAGCGTTCTCCAGCCGCATCCAGCAGGCGCTCGGGAAGTCCGGGATCGTCGGAATACGAAGCGCCGGATACGACCAAGCAGCCGGGACAATAAGGAGCGGCGCTGCCGATCCCCGGAAGGGCTCCGCCGGAATATTCGCGGGGCAGCGATCTGATCGGGGAACCGATCCCCATCAATACGGCCTTGCTTCCGTGGTTCAGTTTTAAGCCCGTATAATCGAGCGTATCGTGAGAGGTATGGTTGAGAATGAACAGATCGGTATGCGGATGAAAGCGCTCCAGCACCTTCTCCAGCAAAACCGGAAAATCGGACAGCTCCACCATTTGATCCGTCAAGATGAGAAATTTGGTCAGCGTCAGCTGTCCTTCCCCCAAAATCCGGAAAGCATAGGCCAGGCTCTCCCGCTGATAGCTCTCCCGCACGATTGCGGCAGCGAGCGGATGGAATCCCGTCTCCGCATAAGTCCAAAGATCCTTCACTCCGGACATGACAATCGGAAAAACAGGCGAGAGCAACCTTTGCAAAAATTCCCCCAAGTAATAATCTTCCTGACGCGGCTTGCCGACGATCGTCGCCGGATAGATGGCGTCCTTGCGATGCCATACGTGATCGATCTCAAAAAAAGGAAAATCATGTGCCAGCGAATAATAGCCGTAATGGTCGCCGAAGGGGCCCTCCAGACGCCTTTTAAAGGGAGGAACCTTGCCGCTGATGGCAAATTCGGCTTCCGCAACAAGCCGATGACTGCTGCGCGGATTTTGGACCAGCGAAATTTTTTTCCCGGCGATGAGCGAGGCCAGAAGCAGCTCCGGCACATTCTCCGGAACGGGGGCGATCGCCGAGGCGATCAGCGCGGGCGGCCCGCCGAGAAATACGGTGACCGGAAGAGCGGCTCCGCGCTTTTCCGCTTCATGATAATGAAAGCCGCCCCCCTTATGGATTTGCCAATGCATGCCGGTCGTGCGTGCATCAAAAACCTGCATGCGGTACATTCCCAGATTGTGCTGTCCGGTCGAGGGACTTTCCGTATATACCAGCGGAAGTGTAACAAAGGGCCCCCCGTCTTCCTGCCAGGAGGTCAAGACCGGAAGGCCGTCCAACGGCGCATGGTCCTTCAGCACCTGAAGCACGGGAGCATTGGAAAAGGAAGCCTTGGCCGTACCCACCTTTAATGCCTGCAGCAAAAGGTCGCGCTCGTTCCACAAGGCTTTGGGAGACGGAGGAATGAGCGAATCCAGCGCTCCGACCAAGCGCTTGACAAATTGTTCCGGACGCGTTCCGAAAGCCAATTCGACGCGCCGGGTTGTCCCGAACAAATTCGTGACGACAGGGAAAGGGCTGCCCTTCACATTCGTAAACAGCAAAGCAGGGCCCTGTTCATCGATCACTCTTCGATGGATTTCCGCCAATTCCAAATAGGGGTCGACCGGAGCCGACACTTCCACAAGTTCATTCTCCCGGCGAAGAATCCCCAAAAATTCGCGAAGATTGGTGTGCACTAGCGCTACCCCCTGTCATTGCTTTAAGAGCGCGTTATTTTTGCAGGCGATGGAGTTCCCAGAAGCGGACACTCGCATAGCTTAGAATTCCAAACAAACCCGAAATAACCACAGTATGAAGCAGGCTTGAAAATATGAACACTTCCTCGTTGCCGATCGTATAAGATACCCAGGCTCCGCTCATCACCTGCAGCAAAGCAAGGGCCAGGATAATGAATGCCAGAGATTGCGTTTCCTTATGTCCCTGATAGCGGCTGTTGGCCAAAAAGGCCATCCAGATAATAGCCAGCAGCAGCACAGCGGCGGCGACCCGGTGCATGAAAACGATCCCCGTCGCGCCCGTCAATTCGGGAATCCACTGACCGTTGCATAACGGCCAACCCGTACATCCGCCGGAAGAAAACGTATGCCTTACAAAAGCGCCAAGGTAGACAACGATATACGTATAAACGGTAATCAACCAGATCAAATTGCGAAAGCCCTTCGAAATTCTGATGGCTTGACCGACCGCAGGGTCTGGATCGGCCTCTGTCTTCGGCTTGCGCTCCAGGCGCCAGACCGTTACTGCCAAAAGCAGCGTGCTGGAGAAAGCCAACAGGGAAATCCCGAAATGCAAGGCCAGCACTGCCGATGATTGCTGCCACATGACGGCCATCGCGCCCAGTGCCGCCTGAAGCAGCGTAAAAAACAGTATGCCCGCTGCGTACAGCTTTGCATCCGTTTGTTTTTTCAATCTGGACCAGACCAAAACAACGGTAACCACTACAAGAATGCCGACAATCCCGGTTACAACGCGATGATTGTATTCGATCATCGACTCCAGTGTGTATGCAGGGACAAATTTGCCGTTGCACAAAGGCCAATCGCTGCCGCAACCTCTGCCCGCCTTCGTCTTTGTCACCAGCGCTCCGCCAAGAAGGACCAGGAACATGCCGGCCGATGTCAGGAAAGTCATCCATTTCAATCCGTTGCGCACTGTGCTGACACCCACTTTATAATTGAAATCATTTCTTCGATATACAACAAACTTCATTATATCGTATAATTCCCTGACAAATCCATTCCGAATTGTGACAATGCCTTGAAACAATCATCGCGAGCGGCGAAACGGCATCCACCGCTTATGCAAGCTTGCCAGGCTGCAAGCCATTCAAGCAAAAAAAAAAAAGCGCTAATCCCCACCAAAAGCGGGATTAACACCGCAAAGTGAACGCTCTTATTCCGCCAGCGCTTTGGAAACCTCCAGCGCGCGGTCCAGAAACTGCTCGACTTCCTCTCTGGTTTTTCTCAGCTTGCTGACGAATCTGACCAGTTCCTTCCCCTGACGAAACACGATGAAGCTGGGGATGCCCAGGATATGCAAGTCCGCGCATAAATCGGGAAGCTCGTCGCGGTCCACCTCGATGAATTGGAATTTTTCGGCGTATTTTTCAACAACTTCTGGAAAAAATACATCAAGATAATGGCAGTCTTTGCACCAGTCCGTTTTGAATAAGGCCACACAAAGCTTTTCCTGTTCGATCGCTTCGCGAAACGCCTGCTCGGTTTTCACCCGTTCCATTCAAATCCTCCCTATCCCTATTGGCTTGGAAGATAATAAATCTGATTTTTACATATATACCACGCCGCAAGCATTCTGTCAAACCCGAAGGCCTTAAGCGCAAAACGAGCCCAAAGGAGAACGATGCCGATTGCTTCACAATCCCATGATCAAGCCAGTTTCATACATCCTGCTCAAAATAAGACAGGCAGCCGAAG contains:
- a CDS encoding NAD(P)/FAD-dependent oxidoreductase, whose product is MSKIPRIVILGAGYAGIVTAIRLQKELNYNEADVTLVNKHNYHYFTTHLHMPAAGTDNPKHASVNIPNLIDEFKIDFVKSTVLEIRPHEQKVILEDGNLNYDYLVIGLGGEPETFGIPGLAENAMNIRSLNTVNLIREHIEYQFAKYKRDSSRTDYLTFVVGGAGFTGIEFVGELADRIPELCKTFNVDPSLVKIYNVEAAPTVLPGFDPELVEYGMNVLKEKGVTFKVGIPIKECLPDGVVLGNGEEIKAATVVWTGGIRGNHLIEQSGFEAMRGRVKVDKNLRAPGYDNVYIIGDCSIIFNEEGRPYPPTAQIAVQQGETCADNLVASIRGGSLKEFVPSLKGTVASLGKNEAIGLVGTMKMKGYLASIMKKVIDLRYLFVIGGIPLILKKGKF
- a CDS encoding NAD(P)/FAD-dependent oxidoreductase; this encodes MAELERNHEPVDILIIGSGPAGMFAAFYGGMRHASVRLIESMPQLGGQLSALYPEKYIYDVAGFPKIKAQELIDNLNQQMKHFPVDIRLEEKVLQVIKREERLFDVITDKTVHQAKAVVITAGIGAFEPRKLELPEAEKFDKKNLHYFVSDLNAFKDQKVMISGGGDSAVDWALMLEPIAKEVTLIHRRDKFRAHEHSVELLMKSKVNVLTSREIVSLHGEDRIEKVTIEDAKTKEQTEIELDALIVNFGFVSSLGPIAEWGFEIENGSIIVDSRMETTIPGIFAAGDIATYPGKLKLIAVGFGEAPTAINNAKVYIDPDAKLSPGHSSNMKF
- a CDS encoding SDR family NAD(P)-dependent oxidoreductase, producing MINGTPLLNKVALVTGSSKGIGAGIALEFARSGADVCINYMSSKSDAEKLKAQIESYGRRAVAVQANMGARDQIARMVEICESELGPIDILVTNAVTSVRESILNTKFEDFKHTLDIGIFGVFHSIQLVSQRWVNRERGGAIIHISSPHARTPFKDAIDYNVAKAGSHQLVLSAANELMWKNIRVNIIEPGWTDTPGERTWYSDEHMAEMGSLMPLGRLGRPEDLGKAAVFLASDAAEYVVGTVLKVDGGQFIEGGPSWTSKGRH
- a CDS encoding HesB/IscA family protein, with the protein product MIAISENASDKIKEMLAEQEIPGLFLRLGVAAGGCSGFSYNMGFDDERKESDREMEINGLKVVIEEESLRFLKGVEIDFQESAMGGGFTIHNPNAVATCGCGSSFRTKDEEGVPEEC
- the mqnE gene encoding aminofutalosine synthase MqnE — translated: MNIITQGTALDDIREKAINGERLTYADGVRLLKSNDLLEIGKMADLVRRRRNGDHVYFIVNTHLNYTNVCYLDCKLCAFGLKPDDPKSYTLSLEQIEDKMKGLAGKGFSELHIVGGVNAKLPFSYYEDMIRLAKKHMPDIHVQAFTAVEIDYIARVAKLSMEEAVQRLREAGLGSILGGGAEIFDPEIRKVISGHKTDSDRWFEIHRTTHSLGMKSNASILYGHIEEPGHVIDHLIRLRELQDETEGFQAFFPFSFHPANTKLAEEYKLSGETTGYYDLKLLAVARLMLDNFPHIRAFWMMIGLKMAQISLSFGVDDLDGTVMEEQIVHAAGSTASQMTPKNAFIDMIREAGRIPTERDTLYNIIKTY
- the mqnE gene encoding aminofutalosine synthase MqnE, encoding MDTAVASPDKRMAEIAEKVENGMRLSKEDGIYLYESEDLLTIGQLANKVNLRKNGKKVYFVENMSLYFTNVCEAHCAFCHFRRDPGEEGAYTLTPEEVIEYVQQHYHPGMREFHITGGHNHTVPFQYYVDAIRNLKEHYPDVTIKAFTGAEIDFFSRISGLSYKEVLQELMKVGLATLPGGGAEILSERYREKMGVGKATSDQWLEVHRIAHGLGMKTHATMLYGSIETLEERIQHMIYLRELQDETGGFLVFIPNAVQPAKKSASIKRHVTAIDNLKTIAISRLMLDNFPHVKAYFINLGVQLTQLALSFGASDVHGTIVQERISHAAAALSPEGMTKDELIWLVKSANRTPVERDTFYKEIKVY
- a CDS encoding NAD(P)/FAD-dependent oxidoreductase, which produces MRRLIILGGGYGGISAAKELLDKDLPSDVQLMLIDRMPFQGLKTEYYALASGTIADVNIRVPFPSDERLTIKYGEITDIDLANQTVQLDHRDIIDYDTLIIALGCTDKYHGIPGAQLYTHSIQTLQATRETYQQINNIVPYGQVTIVGGGLSGVELAAELRESRADLNIRILDRGASILSTFPDKLVKYVREWFDEHEVEMVPYCSLSRVEPGILYNKGEEIWTDAAVWTAGIQPVEQVQKLDVPKDPQGRVLLNELHQIPHHRNVYVVGDCASSPFSPSGQLAEAQGKQVAEVIHASWKGETPKLSRIKLKGVLGSLGKNEGFGVMGKRTVMTGRVPRVLKSGVLWMSKRHFG
- a CDS encoding YuzB family protein; the protein is MRPIIEFCTNNMHHGTDAIMKLLEQNPDFDVIEYGCLGNCGQCYAEPYAMVNGEIIAASDPDELYNKITDAVEGMEDPFADFDLDDE
- a CDS encoding NifU family protein; the encoded protein is MSEKTTSGMYDEVLEVLDKLRPFLQRDGGDVELVDVEDGIVKLRLMGACGSCPSSTITLKAGIERALMEEVEGIEDVIQVF
- a CDS encoding Cthe_2314 family HEPN domain-containing protein — its product is MHNQSIEDFGGLADKRLEETIDSVKEYCSRLRKRHQRDTEIPRKMIHLEMWARGFVDALLELDYSLRNSARFREGIDQDYQEALTPEQQNRYHLHAYYYKNAFIRIFSILDKLGYFLTQLFDLEKYRTRAHYSYFTVLSWMHSSSTHPALEQELFDLKVKYRKPLDRLHKMRNLEIHSINVEMLDDLHRDLRSFAERNLIEPLDENLHDLREGYEMVQLSLKTVFDYCADLIGTDRNR